In one window of Cellulophaga sp. HaHa_2_95 DNA:
- a CDS encoding MBL fold metallo-hydrolase, with protein sequence MQSLKFFALKILVFASFFSLKAQEKPVKITSEKLTEDVYMLTGQGGNIGIYIGPDNIFMIDDQFSHLSDQIKETIKTLSPKPISVLFNTHMHGDHTGGNANFNTDEITLISQDNARKRVQENNLKKLNSQEIDSIYYNKMLPEITFSNDLTLHKGEETILAFHVHKAHTDGDAMVYFAQNNVLHMGDTYFSEGYPFIDLKSGGSVNGYIDAHKKALVLIDNETKIIPGHGKSSTKKELETYVLMLEDIKENVLKAITSGATLEEVETDTTISKKYDANYGGGFISPERLRVTFYTSLK encoded by the coding sequence ATGCAATCTCTTAAATTTTTCGCACTAAAAATTCTAGTATTCGCTTCCTTTTTCTCCCTAAAAGCACAAGAAAAACCAGTTAAAATTACCTCAGAAAAACTCACCGAAGATGTGTACATGCTTACAGGTCAAGGGGGCAATATTGGAATTTATATTGGTCCAGATAACATTTTTATGATAGATGATCAGTTTAGTCATTTAAGTGATCAAATCAAAGAAACCATAAAAACACTAAGTCCTAAACCAATCTCTGTTCTATTTAACACCCATATGCACGGAGATCATACTGGCGGAAATGCAAACTTTAACACCGATGAAATTACCCTTATTTCCCAAGATAACGCCAGAAAAAGAGTGCAAGAAAACAATCTAAAAAAATTGAACTCACAGGAAATAGACAGCATTTATTACAACAAGATGCTACCTGAAATTACTTTTTCTAATGATTTAACCTTACACAAAGGAGAAGAAACTATACTGGCTTTTCATGTACACAAGGCCCATACCGATGGTGATGCCATGGTATACTTTGCTCAAAATAATGTTTTACACATGGGAGATACCTATTTCTCAGAAGGCTATCCTTTTATAGATTTAAAAAGTGGCGGCAGTGTAAACGGTTATATTGACGCCCACAAAAAAGCCTTAGTATTAATTGATAATGAAACTAAGATAATCCCAGGACACGGTAAATCTTCTACTAAAAAAGAGCTTGAAACTTATGTGTTAATGCTAGAAGATATAAAAGAAAACGTCTTAAAAGCAATTACAAGTGGTGCTACACTTGAAGAAGTTGAAACAGATACTACCATTTCAAAAAAATATGATGCCAACTATGGGGGCGGATTTATAAGCCCAGAACGCTTGAGAGTTACATTTTATACTAGTTTAAAATAA
- a CDS encoding energy transducer TonB, with protein sequence MELKKNPKADIGRNSGLYFVAGLALVMLITWQALEYKKYDDVANYDISQNVDDLLDEEVPMTEQIKTPPPPPPPAAPEIIEVVEDEADVPETVIKDTEANEDTEVAEVEEIEVAEVEEDLDIPFSVIEDVPVFPGCESEKSKGANALRDCFQKMMFKHINKNFRYPEISQEMGVQGKVNVMFVIQKDGSIGSVRMRGPDKNLEAEAARIIGKLPKMTPGKQRGRAVRVPFSIPITFKLQ encoded by the coding sequence ATGGAATTAAAAAAGAATCCAAAGGCGGATATTGGTAGAAATAGTGGTCTATATTTCGTAGCAGGTCTTGCTTTGGTTATGCTTATTACATGGCAAGCCTTAGAGTACAAAAAGTACGATGATGTTGCAAATTATGATATTTCTCAAAATGTTGATGATTTATTAGATGAAGAGGTACCGATGACGGAGCAAATAAAAACTCCACCACCTCCACCACCACCAGCTGCACCAGAAATTATTGAAGTTGTAGAAGATGAAGCAGATGTTCCGGAAACTGTAATTAAGGATACGGAAGCAAATGAAGATACTGAAGTTGCAGAAGTTGAAGAAATTGAGGTTGCAGAAGTTGAAGAAGATTTAGATATTCCTTTCTCTGTTATTGAGGATGTTCCTGTTTTTCCAGGATGTGAAAGTGAAAAAAGTAAAGGAGCAAACGCTTTAAGAGATTGTTTCCAGAAAATGATGTTTAAGCATATCAATAAAAACTTTAGATATCCAGAGATTTCTCAAGAAATGGGTGTTCAAGGAAAAGTGAATGTAATGTTCGTTATCCAGAAAGATGGTAGTATTGGTAGTGTTAGAATGCGTGGACCGGATAAAAACTTAGAGGCAGAAGCAGCTAGAATTATCGGGAAATTACCAAAAATGACTCCAGGTAAGCAAAGAGGTAGAGCAGTAAGAGTACCTTTTAGTATTCCAATTACATTCAAATTACAATAA
- the gcvH gene encoding glycine cleavage system protein GcvH yields MNIPSELKYTKDHEWVKIEGDVATVGITDFAQGELGDIVYVEVETLDETLDKDEVFGTVEAVKTVSDLFLPLAGEIIEFNEALEDAPEDVNSDPYGKGWMIKIKISDASQVDALLSDADYKELIGA; encoded by the coding sequence ATGAATATACCGTCAGAATTAAAGTACACTAAAGATCACGAGTGGGTTAAAATAGAAGGTGATGTTGCAACAGTTGGTATTACCGATTTTGCTCAGGGTGAGTTAGGTGATATTGTGTATGTTGAGGTAGAAACTTTAGATGAGACCCTTGATAAAGATGAAGTTTTTGGTACAGTAGAAGCTGTTAAAACGGTATCTGATTTATTTTTGCCACTAGCTGGAGAGATTATTGAGTTCAATGAAGCTTTGGAAGATGCTCCAGAAGACGTTAATAGTGATCCTTATGGAAAAGGATGGATGATAAAAATTAAAATAAGTGACGCCTCTCAGGTAGATGCATTGTTGAGTGATGCAGATTATAAGGAGTTAATTGGTGCTTAA
- a CDS encoding energy transducer TonB, whose protein sequence is MKNSNTSAADSHGNENSSVAYKTASSKGSKQDANLRKNSFIYFQIGLIAAMFLVYFGLEMAFDKFQPKELASSDPVEETFEMYPELEDFVVEKPVAESKPVVKVVAPEELKVVPDDFKVPETKEFKSEPVASSTPNLDTKKLDYVDPNDGIDETIPFAVLENAPIFPGCELVSKSERKVCFEESMQKHILKNFRYPEVAVETHTQGKVYVMFTIGKDGTIEDVRLKGPAKVLEQEAARIIGKLPQMKPGMQRLEPVKVSFSIPINFRLQ, encoded by the coding sequence ATGAAAAACAGTAACACAAGTGCTGCAGATTCTCACGGCAATGAGAATAGCAGTGTAGCGTACAAAACTGCAAGCTCCAAAGGGAGCAAGCAAGATGCAAATCTACGAAAAAACAGTTTTATCTATTTCCAAATTGGATTAATAGCGGCAATGTTTCTCGTTTATTTTGGATTAGAGATGGCTTTTGATAAATTTCAGCCCAAGGAATTGGCGAGTTCAGATCCTGTCGAAGAGACCTTTGAAATGTATCCGGAATTGGAAGATTTTGTGGTTGAAAAGCCAGTGGCAGAATCAAAACCTGTAGTTAAGGTGGTAGCGCCTGAAGAACTAAAGGTGGTGCCTGACGATTTTAAAGTTCCAGAAACCAAGGAGTTTAAAAGTGAACCTGTAGCGTCTAGTACTCCTAATCTGGATACAAAGAAACTAGATTATGTAGATCCAAATGATGGCATTGATGAAACAATACCATTTGCTGTTTTAGAAAATGCTCCAATTTTCCCAGGTTGTGAGTTGGTTAGTAAGTCGGAAAGAAAAGTGTGTTTTGAAGAAAGCATGCAAAAGCACATCTTAAAGAATTTTAGATATCCAGAAGTTGCTGTAGAGACCCATACTCAGGGTAAAGTGTATGTAATGTTCACTATTGGTAAAGACGGTACTATAGAAGATGTGAGGCTTAAAGGGCCTGCTAAAGTCTTGGAGCAAGAAGCAGCGCGTATTATTGGAAAGCTTCCGCAAATGAAGCCGGGAATGCAGCGTTTGGAGCCTGTTAAAGTTTCTTTTAGCATTCCTATAAATTTTCGCTTGCAATAA
- a CDS encoding VanZ family protein: MCVTFLSLFSFKDVSTDGLDIPHLDKFVHFTFYFVFVVLGSLSYVEYKDVKGDFKKAAMLFCFIAIGYGMIIEVLQYVATTTRSGDVYDFLANSFGAFCGFIAVKTYYFRRVAQK; this comes from the coding sequence ATGTGTGTTACATTCCTCAGCTTATTTTCATTTAAGGATGTGTCTACAGATGGTCTTGATATTCCACATTTAGATAAGTTCGTCCACTTTACCTTTTATTTCGTTTTTGTTGTTTTAGGAAGTTTATCTTACGTGGAATACAAGGATGTTAAGGGGGACTTTAAAAAGGCGGCAATGCTGTTTTGTTTTATTGCAATAGGGTATGGTATGATTATTGAGGTCTTACAATATGTTGCAACGACAACTCGAAGTGGAGATGTTTATGACTTTTTAGCCAACTCTTTTGGGGCATTTTGCGGCTTTATTGCTGTTAAAACCTATTATTTTAGGAGAGTTGCTCAAAAATGA
- the cyoE gene encoding heme o synthase produces the protein MKTAVSSVKEGTQSHIFADFKEITKARLSISVVFSAIAGYFLGAPELQWYPILLLAFGGYCMVGASNTFNQIIEKDLDALMNRTKDRPIAAGRLSVRTALIIAVILTIVGIATLYILNPKTAMFGAISIFLYTSAYTPLKTKTPLAVFVGAIPGAIPFMLGWVAATDEFGIEPGTLFMIQFFWQFPHFWALGWMLDEDYKRGGFKMLPTGKKDRSTVLQIIMYTIWMIVISIIPVFGITGSLTLSIPAALIIFMLGMVMLVYAFKLYEKQDNASAKKLMLASVTYITFMQVVYVVDKFL, from the coding sequence ATGAAAACGGCAGTAAGCTCGGTAAAAGAAGGGACTCAGTCTCATATTTTTGCTGATTTTAAAGAAATTACTAAAGCAAGGCTTTCTATAAGCGTTGTTTTTTCTGCTATCGCGGGTTACTTTTTAGGTGCGCCAGAACTTCAATGGTATCCCATTTTGTTGCTTGCTTTTGGAGGGTATTGCATGGTTGGTGCTTCAAATACCTTCAATCAAATTATAGAGAAAGATCTGGATGCGTTAATGAATAGGACTAAAGATAGACCTATTGCAGCAGGAAGATTATCAGTTCGTACCGCTTTGATAATAGCTGTTATATTAACAATTGTTGGTATTGCTACTTTGTATATTTTGAATCCTAAAACAGCAATGTTTGGGGCCATTTCTATTTTCTTGTATACAAGTGCATATACCCCTTTGAAGACCAAAACACCTTTGGCTGTTTTTGTGGGAGCAATACCGGGAGCAATTCCTTTTATGTTAGGTTGGGTGGCAGCAACAGATGAGTTTGGTATTGAGCCGGGAACCTTGTTTATGATTCAATTCTTTTGGCAGTTTCCGCATTTTTGGGCTTTAGGCTGGATGTTGGATGAAGATTACAAAAGAGGAGGCTTTAAGATGCTGCCTACAGGCAAAAAAGATAGAAGTACGGTATTGCAGATTATCATGTATACCATTTGGATGATTGTCATATCAATCATTCCGGTTTTTGGAATAACGGGATCATTAACGCTTTCTATTCCTGCAGCACTAATTATTTTCATGTTAGGAATGGTTATGCTGGTATACGCTTTTAAATTATATGAAAAGCAAGATAATGCTTCTGCGAAAAAATTAATGTTAGCAAGTGTAACGTACATTACGTTCATGCAGGTGGTATATGTAGTAGATAAATTTTTATAG
- a CDS encoding cytochrome c oxidase subunit 3 produces MDLTEGSIIEKTGRAKKMMLWFGIVSLLMTFAGWTSAYIVSSTREDWLTDFQLPTTFFISTGVLILSSLTFILAKKAMQGNKSSLCTGFLMATLALGVTFIILQFSGFSQIVARGFYFTGEASSVTTSYIYLIAMVHIVHVVAGLIALIVVIVNQLRGKYSPENLLGIELGATFWHFLDLLWVYLILFFYFYK; encoded by the coding sequence ATGGATTTAACAGAAGGTTCAATAATAGAAAAAACGGGTAGAGCAAAGAAAATGATGCTCTGGTTTGGTATTGTAAGCTTGCTTATGACCTTTGCAGGTTGGACAAGTGCTTATATTGTTAGTAGTACTAGAGAAGACTGGTTGACAGATTTTCAATTGCCGACTACTTTTTTCATTAGTACAGGAGTATTAATCTTAAGTAGTCTAACGTTTATTCTAGCCAAGAAGGCAATGCAAGGAAATAAATCTTCTTTGTGTACAGGATTTCTAATGGCAACATTGGCTTTAGGAGTAACTTTTATCATTTTACAGTTTAGTGGTTTTTCTCAAATTGTAGCTCGTGGTTTTTATTTTACAGGAGAAGCTAGTAGTGTAACCACATCATACATTTACCTTATTGCCATGGTGCATATTGTGCACGTTGTAGCGGGTTTAATAGCTTTAATTGTGGTAATTGTTAATCAACTTAGAGGTAAATATTCTCCTGAAAACCTTTTAGGAATTGAGTTAGGGGCTACCTTTTGGCACTTTTTAGATTTACTTTGGGTGTATTTAATACTGTTTTTCTACTTTTATAAGTAA